The genomic DNA AAGGTTTATTGTTTCATCCTTTATTTTATATGTTAGTTAATTTTTTTTACAACTTCTGATTTTAAGCCCATTTGACCAAAACCGGGGATTTTACAGTCAATATCATGACCATCTTCTGGGGCGACGAGTTTAATATTTTTAACTTTTTTACCTTGTTTGATGACGCCTGATGTGCCTTTAATTTTTAAATCACGGATAACTGAAACCGTGTCACCGTCTTTTAGTTCGTTGCCATTTGCATCACGAATGATTTCTACGGCAGCCGCTTCTTCAACTGCATTTTTTGTCCATTCAAACGCACACATCGGACAAACATAAGCAGCCCCATCTTCATAAGTATATTCTGAATCACATTTTGGACAGTTTGGAATTGCGGTTGTCATTTTCTAATCACTACTTTCCTCAAGTTATACTTATAATCTAGCATATTCAGGATGAAAAGTATGTAACAAATTGAAGATAGTGTTACGATAAGCATAACAAAAAAATTGAGCACATTTAAAATCTATTCATTGAGAGGAAGCGAGATGGTAAGATGTCAAATTTAGAAGTCAAAAATCCTTCTACAGGTGAAGTCATTGCAACTTATCTTTATACTGACGAGCAAGCCATTCATTCTAAAATTGAGCGAGCACATCAAGCATTTTTATCGTGGCGTGATGTCGATGCCCATGAACGTTCACGTTTATTATGGGCTTGGTCGGCTTTAATTAAAGACAATCGTGAAGCCTTAGCCCGATTAATTACATTAGAAGGGGGCAAACCTTACGCAGAAGCACTCGGAGAAGTAGATTACGCAGTCTCTTATGTCGATTGGTATGCTGAAGAAGCTAAAAGAACATATGGCAGAACAGTGCCCGCGAATACCCCAGATAAAAAGATTATCATTGATAAGTTTCCAGTAGGGGTGGTCGCAGCAATTACACCATGGAACTTTCCAGCGGCGATGATTACTAGAAAAATGGCACCTGCACTCGCAGCAGGCTGTACAATTGTTTGTAAACCTGCCACTGAGACCCCAATGACGACGATTCGATTAGTTGAACTTGCCCATGAAGCGGGCATACCTGAAGACGCAATTTCATATGTCTTAGCAAGCGGTAAAACAGCAGGCGAAATCTTTACGACACATCCCGATGTCCAAAAGGTTACATTTACAGGTTCAACACCCGTAGGTAAAAAATTAATTGAACAATCTGCCAGTACAGTTAAAAATGTCACAATGGAACTCGGGGGCCTTGCTCCGCTCATTGTACATAAAGATGCTGATATTGACCAAGCGGTTGCGCAAACAATTGCGACTAAATTTAGAAATGCAGGTCAAACTTGTATTTGCGCAAATCGTATTTATGTTCACCACGCGATCGCTGATGAATATGAGCGACAGTTAATTGAACAAGTCCATGCGCTTAAAGTGGGAGATGGCATGGCAGAAGATGTTAAAGTTGGACCGCTCATTAATGAAAAGGCAGTTGAAAAAGTGATTGATCACTTACAAGATGCTAAACAACATGGCGGACAACTATCTAGAAGCTGGGATGAAGTGAAATTAGGCGGTAATTTCATTAATCCAGTCGTTGTCACACAAGCCAACCAAGAGATGAAATGTATGCATGAAGAAACGTTTGGTCCAGTGGCGCCAGTTATGCGTTATGAGGATTTAGACGAAGCCATTCGAATGGCTAATGATACAGAATTTGGACTCGCTGCTTATTTCTTCACGAATGATTATCGTACAGGTTTATATATTTATAATCATTTAGATTACGGTGTGATTGGATGGAATGATGGTGGACCTTCAGCAGCTCATGCCCCCTTTGGTGGCATGAAAGAAAGTGGCTACGGCCGTGAAGGTGGCATTGAAGGCGGCATTGAAGGCGGCATTGAAGGCATAGAACCCTATTTAGAAACTAAATATTTATCTATCAAAGTAGACGACCCGTCTTAAAATGCGTAAAAAATAGGTCAATGTAAAAGGTAATATAAAAAATGGGAGAGGGACTGTGAGATGATTCGCAATCCGCTCTCCTTTTCATTTGTTACACAGGGTGTTTACTAGAATGGGGATGTTCTATGATGTGATGTTCATCACAACTTCAAATCCATTTTGATATGAAATGAAGACGTGAAATCTGGATTATAGTTGATATTGATAATCGTTATCAAATATAATAGGGGTGTCAGAAGATAATCAAAGTTTGAGTGCGATAGATGATGTTTGACGCGTCTTGGACAATTGATTAAAACTAAAGTGGTTTTTGCCCATGCGTATCAGGAATAAGGAGTTGGAAGTATGATGTTTATGGCAGAAAATAAATTGACATTAACAAAAGGAACAGCGCAGGAAACGATGCAACGTTTTCATCAACGTCAAGGCATTGAAACGATTGATGGCTTTATAGAAATGTATGTGACACAAACGAATGATTTAGAAGAATTTGATGAAGTAAAAATTTTAACCATTTGGCAATCAGAGCAAGCATTTAAAAATTGGCTTTCTTCAGATGTTTTTAAAGCCTCACATAAAAACGTGAGAAGTCATCGAGAGGACACAGAAAGTCCAATCATTAAAAACAAAGTCTCTACGTATACAATCGACTATCATTACAAAAAATAATGCATGGTGTATCGACAAATTGAATACAAATCCTTTCACGGTTTTGGACGCGCGTATCACGTCCAAAGCCTTTTTTTATGGTTTTAAGGTGTTCGCTTACTCTAAAGGATAAGAAATGATTTATAATTGATATGAAAGATTTGAGGTGTAGAGATGAAAACATATATAGAAGCAGATGGCCGCAAAGTGAAGAAATTATATCTTTCTCTAAATGGACATCGCCAAGGCGTTATTATTGAAACAAAGGATGAACAAAATCCAATTTTATTAGTCGTGCATGGGGGACCAGGTTTTCCACTTTATCCATTTTTTCGCGCACACCATATTGATTTGACGGATCAGTATACGGTCGTATATTGGGATCAGAGCGGGACGGGGATGTCGTATACACGTCAAATAGTAGGGATGTGCGACCTCATTGATGATTTATATCAACTTATCCAATTTTTACGTTTACATTTTCATCAAGATAAAGTGTTTTTAATGTGTCACTCGTTTGGAACCATTATCGGTACCCATGTAGCGCACCGTTATCCAGAAGTGATTGCAGCTTATATTGGTATGGGGCAACTGGGAAATGTTTTTCATAATGAACAGCTTATACTTGATCATTTACGCTTTTTAGCTCATGAAGAAAACAATCAAAATGCGGTTAAACGGTTAAACCGTGTACACCTCACGCGTCAGTTTAATACAAATCGCTACTATGGTCGCGTACGCCAACGTTACACAGAGCGTTATAAAGTTGGG from Staphylococcus schleiferi includes the following:
- a CDS encoding NAD-dependent succinate-semialdehyde dehydrogenase: MSNLEVKNPSTGEVIATYLYTDEQAIHSKIERAHQAFLSWRDVDAHERSRLLWAWSALIKDNREALARLITLEGGKPYAEALGEVDYAVSYVDWYAEEAKRTYGRTVPANTPDKKIIIDKFPVGVVAAITPWNFPAAMITRKMAPALAAGCTIVCKPATETPMTTIRLVELAHEAGIPEDAISYVLASGKTAGEIFTTHPDVQKVTFTGSTPVGKKLIEQSASTVKNVTMELGGLAPLIVHKDADIDQAVAQTIATKFRNAGQTCICANRIYVHHAIADEYERQLIEQVHALKVGDGMAEDVKVGPLINEKAVEKVIDHLQDAKQHGGQLSRSWDEVKLGGNFINPVVVTQANQEMKCMHEETFGPVAPVMRYEDLDEAIRMANDTEFGLAAYFFTNDYRTGLYIYNHLDYGVIGWNDGGPSAAHAPFGGMKESGYGREGGIEGGIEGGIEGIEPYLETKYLSIKVDDPS
- a CDS encoding zinc ribbon domain-containing protein YjdM; protein product: MTTAIPNCPKCDSEYTYEDGAAYVCPMCAFEWTKNAVEEAAAVEIIRDANGNELKDGDTVSVIRDLKIKGTSGVIKQGKKVKNIKLVAPEDGHDIDCKIPGFGQMGLKSEVVKKIN
- a CDS encoding antibiotic biosynthesis monooxygenase produces the protein MFMAENKLTLTKGTAQETMQRFHQRQGIETIDGFIEMYVTQTNDLEEFDEVKILTIWQSEQAFKNWLSSDVFKASHKNVRSHREDTESPIIKNKVSTYTIDYHYKK
- a CDS encoding alpha/beta fold hydrolase, yielding MKTYIEADGRKVKKLYLSLNGHRQGVIIETKDEQNPILLVVHGGPGFPLYPFFRAHHIDLTDQYTVVYWDQSGTGMSYTRQIVGMCDLIDDLYQLIQFLRLHFHQDKVFLMCHSFGTIIGTHVAHRYPEVIAAYIGMGQLGNVFHNEQLILDHLRFLAHEENNQNAVKRLNRVHLTRQFNTNRYYGRVRQRYTERYKVGFSSHGYSLWRMFKVMMSTPYYKLIERINIVRGSLSTFEHLTNEMANVDLNDIAQEITVPFYVLQGVHDLQTTYEDSKAFFDRVASKDKHFYAFQDTAHAPFIDEPQKMLAIMHKIVDHDVRSSCTT